One Ranitomeya imitator isolate aRanImi1 chromosome 1, aRanImi1.pri, whole genome shotgun sequence DNA window includes the following coding sequences:
- the RD3L gene encoding protein RD3-like, producing the protein MPFFGWIKWSKAESDKSTQYPGSEVVTKTLLRELQWHLGERERLLHEIENEQRGQKMGADYNWLRNDYSLKPSIPVTEQKQLEVLCSQIQPCHTGTVLSRFREVLAENDVLPWEIVYIFKQVLKDFLSSLERESQQVKLLDMWNANCPVNFTMAGDSSLHKEEIPTVSSYVDRNTQSLFPTFSHRIWNLPYYYPSG; encoded by the exons ATGCCTTTCTTTGGTTGGATAAAATGGTCCAAAGCAGAGTCTGACAAGTCCACGCAATACCCGGGCTCGGAGGTAGTGACCAAGACTTTATTAAGAGAATTGCAATGGCACCTGGGAGAACGTGAGCGACTGCTGCACGAGATCGAGaacgagcagaggggacagaagatgGGAGCAGATTATAACTGGCTGAGAAATGATTACAGCTTGAAGCCGAGCATCCCCGTGACGGAGCAGAAACAGCTGGAGGTTCTGTGCTCCCAGATCCAGCCGTGCCATACAGGGACCGTGCTGAGCAG ATTTCGAGAAGTTTTGGCAGAGAATGATGTGCTGCCTTGGGAAATTGTCTATATATTCAAGCAAGTCCTGAAGGATTTCCTGAGTTCCTTGGAAAGAGAAAGCCAACAGGTGAAGCTGCTGGACATGTGGAACGCAAACTGCCCCGTTAACTTCACAATGGCAGGCGATTCGAGCCTACACAAGGAGGAGATACCGACCGTATCCAGCTACGTAGACAGGAATACACAAAGCTTGTTCCCAACGTTCTCGCATCGAATCTGGAACCTGCCCTATTACTACCCGTCGGGTTAG